The segment tatttcatggaacatgggcattgttttatttttttatcaattaatttagtaaaacttcataatactccctaaattggtagattaaccacgataaaatcgttattctctagaaaaacggagacaacaaaggtttcaaacctctttgaaattcatcatatgtttgtgcaggatgcaactatgtataaaaataatattgtcatattttttgaatttttttcaaaatctatgtgctaacccccctacgaaaatattgagtttttcggtaaatggtctatatattgaagcctatgatctttagtattgttttaaattttctgaacccactttatatttgtattaatgtatattaaactctatttcatggtacatgggcatcgttttaattttttatcaattaatttagtaaaactttataatactctcCCAAATTGggggactaaccactataaatcgttattctttagagaaacggagacaacaaatgttccaaacctctttgacatttatcatatgtttgtgcaggatgcaactatgcattaaaataacattttcatatttttttaatttttctcaaaatctatgtgttaacacctacgataatattgtgttttttcggtaaatggtctatatatatttagtgttgttttaaaatttctaaacaaattctttATTTGTTTGGTTCTTTTTATTCTTGATTTTAGATTTATTGCGTTGAATTTTGTTCAGGAGATGATACGTAGAAGCTGCAACGCTCGAGATATATAGAATCTTTGGCCTAGCTTCATTGTTCAGGGTGTTGGTCTATTCGGTTTAGTAGAAATGTGAATGAAGAAGTTGTGacgaatatataaaattacagTTTGGTTATGTCCTTATGTAAttgcttcttttgtttttttttggtttttttggaATTGCTAAACTTCAGTTAAGTTTGGATTAACAACAAGATATATCCGTACAATGTAGTCTGGCTTCTTCTAGTAGAGACCCAAGAACTTCCACCATAAAGATCCAACAGATCCCCAAATGACTGCTTGTAATAGAGCCATCACGAACCCTAGCCTAAACATGTCTTTCAGATCTACGTAGCCAgctgcaaataaaaaaaaaaaaaaacaaaataataagggAATACTATATAAATGTTCATTgagtaagaaaaaaatgagacaAGAGAAAGAGAACAAACCTCCATAGTATAAAGCAGCTGGTCCACTACTATAATGAGCCAACGCACCAGAAAGATTGTTATTAAAGGCCAAACAAAGAGCCGCTAAAACCCCGGGAACACCAGCAGCTATCTGCATGGCCAAGAAAGCTGGATAGAGAGCACCTGCATGAGCCGTTTGGCTTGCGAACACGTAATGCAGCAGGAGATAAGAAGCCTGGAGGATAACAAACGAAGCAGGCCAAGTCAAGGAGAGTGTTTGTAGCAGTTTAGCCACACAATCCGACATCCAAGCAACCACCCCGAGGTTCGTTAGCTGTCCAGCCATACCAATCAAAACAGCAAACCATGTTAGCGAGTCCCAAGCCGATTTGTCGCTTAGACAATCATTCCAGTTTATAACTCCCAATACTAGTAACGTTGATAGACCAATCATCGCGGAGACAACGCTAGATACTCCTATTGCTTCTCCGAAAATCCAAAGAGAGACGGTGAAGGCCATTGCACCGAGCATGACCCATTCGTTTTCGTGATGGGACCTAACCGTTCGAGCTTCTTTGCAGCTGCGGCGGGAGCTTCCGGTGTGTGTTTAAGCTCAGGAGGGTAAAGCTTGTAGATGATGAGAGGTGTACAAAGAAGTGATGCAAAGGCGGGAACACTCGCGGCTTTAAACCAAGAGACCCATGGGTTTGAGAGCACCACACCAACTTCTCTAGCTAGTTTCAGACATAGCAAGTTTTGTGCGGCTGATGTGAGGAGAAGCGCACCAGAAGTCCCTGCACACTGTCACAGAGTAACACAAACCTCATTAGTTAAAGTCATCAAGAGAGAGACGTAGATTTTATCATTTTAGTAGTCCTCGGCGTACTATTCGAAGCCCAAAAACCAAATCGGAATTGAACCAACAAGCCGAGACGAactgaaaattacaaaaacctGATGGTTCCAATTCTTTCCATCcaaaaaaccgaaaccgaaccgagaatCAAAAAGACCGAACTGAGAATCAAACGGATATCCGAATAttccaatataaaaaaaaaaaattattttatttttaatatctattaaaataactaataaaaaatctaaaaagccCGAACTACCCGAATtaccaaatattttttggtttctcCGATCGGATTTTCAGGATATCTAGGCTTTAAACCCGAACCAAACTCGATTTTTTCTAATTCGATTCCACGTCaggttttataagaaaatagaaaacttGACCGGAACTTGACATTACCCATATCCGGAAAATGTCCGGTTCTTAAACGGGTCCTAACCACTCAACCAAATAAGCTGAAAACCGAATAACCCGAATTGACCTGAACCAAAAACCCGAATGCCCAGCACTAGATTTTACCTGCAGTTGTGTCTGAATCAGAAAAGCACCAAGCCTTCTCGAAGACGAGTCACCAGGTTTACTCCCGGCGGAGAGAGACAACGATTTAATCACCGGCAAGAAAACCCCACCGGCTCTAGCCATCGTAGACGGCATGATCAAACCCATAAACGTTTCACACAACACGAGACCGTACGATAGACCAAGAGTGCTTCTCCCGAGCCACTTCACGAAGTAGGTAGCGATCCTATCGCCGAGACCCGTTTTAAACGAAGCCGCGAGCGAAGAAGAATGAGATCGCGATCAGCCAGATGAGCTCGTTGGTGAAAGCGGCGAAAGCGGTTGAGAAAGAAAGCGTTCTGGTGACGATCGAAGCGGTTAGGCCGATGAAGGCCCATGCCCCGACGGGAGTGGGCCGAGGACGAGGCCCGAGATGGTGAAGAGGAAGACTGAGAGGAGTTGCCATCCTTGTGACGTCACTTGTTCGGGTCTAGGGATTAGGAATCTGACGATGAGACCTATTGAGATGGAGATTGCGAGAGGTATCAGCTTAGCTCCTTGCGGcggtgaagaagatgaagaagaagattgagGATTGCTCTGTATCTCCGGTGAGGACGAGGTGGAAGAGGCGGTGGCGCGGAGAGTGAGTCGAGGAGAGGAGATGGAGAGTGATCGGAGGGTTGGGGATGAGGTGTAAAGGGAGATCGAAGGGTGAGTAAGTGATAATGATAATGATCTTGAAGATGAACGGCggagagagagataagagagTGGTGAAGAAGCGGTGGTTGAGAGTGAACGGAGAGCGAGACTCGCCATCGTTGTACTGTTAATTCTCAGTTCTCTTCGAGGGAGATtgagtttattaatttttattatttatttatttatttataatttctcCGTTTACAAGTACAGGCGAATCTATCACCATGTCTGAACGAcacatatgataagtgatgttTTGTGGAGCTAAACTTACTTTTGAGTTATTATTGTTAAGTTAGACCTTCATGTTCCTCACTTCTCTATTTCTATCCctatagtttttttcttttaacacacccccccccccccccccccccccccccccccccaaaatcAACTCTGCATCTTGTTACTTCGCTTTCTCTACAGATCTCTTTGTATATTTGTGTGAGAAAGATTGTTTGATTCTCTAAGGTAAACGACCTATTTGGCTATTTGCATATCAAGTATAGTAAAAGGAGAACAAAAATACTCGGTACCATCTTTTCAAGCTTCAAAAAACATCTTCTGGTAGGTTTAATAATGCTCTTATTAGAGATCCAAAAACTTCCACCAGAATGTTCCAACTACTCCACAGATGATGGCATTAATCGCCACCATCATGAATCCAATCTTGAATACATCAGGCAGTTCACCAAAAACATGAATGTTAAAGACTTTCCACATAAAGAGAGCGGGAGAGTTATGTTCATAAGGTACCTCCCCATATTAGACAGCGGCTTGCTGCTATAATGCATCCATGGCCGGTCATGGGTTAAGCTTAGTGAAACATTCGATCTAAGTttccaaaatttttgaaattttttatatgtaaatatttctaaatttgtaaaaaaaaaaatctaggcTCTTAAACTTTTGAAATCTTTTATTAATTGGTATAGGATCCTCAAACTATCAAGGCCGACCTTGAATGCATCAAAGCACCAAAAAGATTGGTGTTGGAAGCTACAGCAAGTGCAGCTAATAAAACACCTGATCTTATTATACTCATAGCTAAGAAATACCGAGAAGAGAGTTTTTACGTGACCGGTTTGGCTTTGCAAAAAGATAGTGGATGAAGAAGTGAGCTGCTTGGAGAAAGACCAAATGCATCTGGCCAGCTTAAGTTGAGAGATCGGAAAGCTTTGGCTACACAATCAGACATCCAGGTCACCATACCGATGTTTGTGAGCTGTCCTTCCAAGCCCAACAAGACAGCAAACCAAGCTAATGTTCTTTTAGTCTAATCTTTTTTTCTGATTAGTaattgtatttgattttgtgaaaCAGTGTAAGGAGGAAGCTTTGAACTTTGAAAATCTGctaataaaactattttatctTACAAAATGTTAAACTATAATTAGAGTGTCACTAATGatacaatattatacaaaaaaaacagagtgtAATTTacgttttaattattaaaaaaaaaaataaaattaattaatcataacGGCCAAATTTTCTCCTTTTTCCATCACGCGTCAATAAGACCACCACGTGTACGGTTGTGATTCTATAGTCACATCTGTTATAGAGCCGTTAGCGCCGTAGTCAAGGGGCCgcgttttcttttttcttctttctcactAGACTTGTCCCCACCTTACTGTATAATGAAATCTAAACCGTTAGATTAAAGTTTCACCTTACATCTCAAAGCAGTAGACCCTACATATCTCTCTATATAAACATTCGTCTCCTAGTTTCGTTAACATCACAAGCAATTAAAGCAAAACACTCTTAGAAACATAACAGCTGTCtgaatatctctctctctcttgtaaTGGCATTCTCAAAATCTCTAGGGTTCATTCTTCTCGCTGCCATCTTCGTTTCCTTCACGGTGGCTCAATCTCCGGCTCCAGCTCCATCTAACGGCGGAGGAAGGCGGATCTCACCGGCGCACTCACCTAAGAAGGCGTTATCTCCTGCACAAGCTGTCTCTCCTTCTCCTCAAACCGCGTTGACCCCTGAATCATCTGCCTCTCCTCCATCGCCGCCTTCGGTTGATTCTCCTTTAGCTGATTCTCCTTCTGATTCGTCGGCTGTTTCTCCCTCTTCGATCTCTAACTCGCCGGCTCAAGCTCCCGCTCCTGTAAGCGGCGCCGTTTCGAACAGCTACGCGGTGTTTGGATCCATCGCTGTTATGTTATCTGCTGCCGTTTTGGCTATGTAGGTTCGAGGAATGAGatttattagatttttagtatttatttatttacgaTATATATGAGTTTTGGGAGAGCGAGAGAtgattctttattttatttttgttagtttttcttTATCAGATTACTATTTGTTTCTCCTTTTGTTGATCTTATGAGCCTTTTTCCATATTCCATATTAATATGAGTTTATCAGATTCAAATacatttagtttatatatctaaaatactattattCGATCGCTAAACGTTTGTATATTGCAAACTGTAATAAAATCATGATCTGCAAATTTGCTATACAATGTTACAACCATAAAAACAAAAGGTGTAATTTAATCAAGGAAAATGTAACATGCTAAAATCAAGTGtttaaaaatatgttcaaaaaaaaaaaaatcaagtgttTAATGTTAAGACAAAAGAATTAAGATACTACTATATAAACAAATCACGACTAAAACAGTGTTAAATGTTAATATACATTTCAAGAAAAAACACGGTAAAACGCTTAAATCAATTGTCATAATAGTTTTGCATATATTCTCACATACTACATTTATACTACTGGTAAGTAAATTAGCCCaaagagaaaataaagaataaataataacaaaatagcGATTTTTCCATCAAAAAAAGGGCCTTAAGGTCTCTTATAGTACCCCAATTGAATTGTAAATTGGTAATGAACGACGACCATATTGTttgtgacaaagagaataatacATACATACAATTAACTGAACAAGCTTCTCTTTAAATCATTCAACTTCAGAGAACTACTTCATAAAATCTCTGTCTATCTAATGTTTCTTGAGGAACAAGactcctcaacaaaatggacCAACTTCTACAATTCGGAACAAAACCTTCTTCAGCACCTTCCTCCAGAAGAAAACAAGCATCATCCACAAACCCTCCTTTGCACAACCAACTCATCAAAGTGTTATACGTCACCGCATCAGGCGATATCCCTTCATCCCGAAGCTTCTCAAACATCGCCACACCATCTCCAATCCTCCCAGCCCTGCACAGACCGTTGATCAAACTGTTAAACGTCACAATATCCGGCGTGGTCCCCCTGTGAACCATCTCTCTCTGAAACTCAACCGCTTCCTCCACCTTCCCGTTCCTGCACAGCCCGTTTATAAGTATGTTGCAGGAGATGTTGCTCGGAACAACTCCGTCTCTCAACATCTTCTCGAACAAGCTCCTCGCCTTATCAACCTCCCCGGCCCTGCACATGCCTTCTATCAGACCATTATACGTTATCTCGTCAAGCGGAGAGCCCTGGAAAACCATCTCATTAACCAGCTTACGAGCTTCTTTAATCTCCCCTCTCCTAAGAAACGCCTTGATCAAGGTATTGTAAGTAACAGTGTTGGCAACTACACCTTCTGAGATCATGTCTCTGTGCAGCCACAGGGCGTGGTCGATCTCATCGACCTCGCAGAGTCCAGCTATCATCGTATTGAACGTATACGCGTCAGGCTTACACCCTTTACTCGGCATCTCTTTAAAAACATCGATGGCTTCCGTGACTCGATGCTCTTTACACAAAGCGGATATCAAACAGTTGTAACCAGCAGTGTTGAGTTTCAACCCGTCAGCAGACATGTCTCTCAGAACATCGAAGGCTTCATCTATCCGTCCTAACTTGCAGAAACCATCAAAGAAGATGGTATAAGAGAATATATTAGGCTTACATCCTCTAACCCCCATATCGCGAAAAACCTCTAAAGCTAAGCCTACAAGACCCTTCTTCAAGTATCCATATATCAACGAGTTAAACGTGCAGACATCAGGAACAAGACCATGAGAATCAGACAAAAGAGATTTAGCATCATCAAGCCTCCCCTGAGTCACAAACCCGTGAAAAAGAGTGTTGAAGATCACAATACTCGGCTTCGGAACTCTACTAAACAGATCTTTAGCAGCATCAACCCTCCCTATCTTACACAACCCATTCATCAAATAACCATACGTTATATCATCAGGAGCAAACCCTCTCATCAACATCCTATTCACCATCTTCGCCGCTTCATTAATCCTCTCAAACTTACAAAGCCCAAAGATAACATCGTTAAACGTCTCAGCGTCAGGCACACATCCCATCAAAAGCATCtcttcaagaagctgaagcgCTTCGTTCACTCTACTACACTTCGATAAAGAATGTATAAGCGTCTGGTAGATAACCGAGTTGGGGACACACCCATGTTTCGTCATGTCTCTAAGTAAAGACAAACCCGAATCAATCTCGTTAATGGCACATAACGCTTTTATCACGACACCGAAAGTGAAAAGCGTCGGGGGGATTCTTCTGCTGAGCATATCGTCGAACACGTTGGCTGCAACTTTGTAACAACCTGCGGAGACCAGAATCTCGAGGACCACGTTGTAAGATCTGAAAGTGGGTGAGCAGGAGAAGACGCTCCGCATCTCAAGGAGCAGCCGAGTGGTCTGTCCGGGGAGATTAGATCTGGCGTAGTCTCTCATGATGGAGATAAAGATCGATTCTTTGAAGCAGATACCTTCTCGTTTCATCTGGAGGAGGAGCGTGTCGATGGCTTCGAACTGGGATTGGGATCCGAGCTTGCGGATTAGGGATTGGTAGGAGAGGAAGGTGTGGCGGTAGCCCGGTTGGGAGCCGGTTCGGGAGAAGAGGGCGAGGGAGGTGGGGACGTCGAGAGGGAGGGAGAGGAGGGTGGAGAGCTGCGAAGGTGTGATCTTGGGGAGGGAGGTTGAGAGGGAGGAGAGGTCGTAGGGTTTGAGAAGGTTCTCCCATTCGTTGGCTGAAtcggaggaggaggcatcgttTTGATCATCGCCGTTGCTGCTGCTAAGGTAACGGGAGGGTGGAGGGAGAGGGTGTGATCTTCTTCTGCTCAGGTGTAGAGCAAGCTTTGATCTCGCGAGCATAATACGAAACGCTACATTAATCAATCTGTTGAAAGAAGGTTTtacggtgagagagagagggagattcTATGTGGTTCCGACAAAGCTTTTGAACCTTCTACTTCGTTAAGAAGTttcgaatatttttatttgtttgtttggaTCTCTTGTTGGGCTGGTTCACATTGGGAAAGAGCTAAGTTTCTGAGCCCAAACAAAGGAAATGGCTATAggttgtttattatttattattcatttatttggAGGAGAACAAGTCTGTGTTAATTAGCCATGGTTGTACCGCGTCCTGTTCGGGTTCAGTTTGATTGATTCAGACTTccagattttaaattttcagaTACTATGctcataaattttatttagattttactgatttttttttattttttttaactgaattttagtttagattttacTAATTTTTGGGTTGAAATTGATTCAATTCTTTTCAAATTTGGTTATAACAAATATAGTGAAACTGatcaagaatattttaaaatatataaattattcaacaACTAATTGAAAACTAGTTAAACTacctaaattaattaaaatattaaatagcaaaaaaaattactaatattttttaaaaataatctaaaatatcTAAGTTTACTTTAACATATGTAAAAGATTAATAGATTTTACTAATTTGAATACTTCGAATTCTATTTCGAATTTCGACTCAGTTTGGATTGTATTTTAAAGCAAAAATATATCTCTTAGGTTTTGTTCAGATGTTTTTCTATAACGGTCATGATTGGATTTGTTTTTTaggtttgagttcgatttggattTTGAATTTGGTTAAGAAAAGCCAGACCTACTATTAATCATCAACCAGAGGAAACAAAGAGTATGGAGCAACTcaaatttttgagaaatttttaaaaaatatttcaagtgAGCCAACTTTGTGTGTTGTTGATTTGATTCTTTGGAGAAAGAAATGCTTCTTTTGATCCTAATTTGTAAtgctaatgattttttttgtgtacTAATGTTAATCAAACAAGAGACCCAATTTTATATCACTGGTACATTACAAAACACAATCATCTTGACAATACATAGACACTAAGAGAACATGAACAATGAACAGAGAGACTCAATGGCACAACATCAAAACATAGTAGCAAGTGAGGAAAGCAAAAGAACAAATGAATGGTTTGCATTATTACAAAAGACACTAAAAAACTAATCACATGAACATGACATCAATGGACCCACTTAGGTCACCATATGAACAAAAGAGAGTGTAGGTAGGTCAGAGATAACCTTAGGAGAGGGAGATTCATAGACCACGCGAGTATATGAGATAAAAAAGACTTTGAATATTTGCCTTTATGATTTCACCATCCACACTAAACCCATCAATGACCAGAAAGAAAGTGACCGCATGTCTTCTTTTAACTTTCTGAAAATGCAGAAGCATGTACACCTAAAGCAATCCACTATATACACAGCTAAAAGCTGGTGCAGAGGATAGGGACCCCCTAAGCCACTTCACACGTGAGAGAATCTTCAAGCCTTATCTGTCTGGTGACTAGTGACTGGTGGGACGTTTCTTGTCTAGCAATGGTTTAAGTCTTGTTTCAGTAGCTTTAGGTAATCAATGGCTTCGTCTAGAAGTAAGAGAGCTTGGTTCCCTTTTGCACCAGGAACTATGCTCTCGAGTATCTTCAGAGCTGTGCGGATCTTGTCTTTTCTTGACTGCTCGTCGCTCAGACCAGAACCAGTGTCTTCTTGACTGATGTCTAGTAGCTTCTGCCTTTTACAAGGAGCATCTATTTCTTCTGATACCCCTTTGTTGCAAACTTGTTGATAAGGAGAGTGACCAGTGCTCATTACTTCATCATCGCTCTCGCAATCTTCATCATCTGAATAGAGCAATGCATTGATCTCCTCAGTGTCTTCATGCATTTCAGATTCTTGTCCATAGTGCTCATCAAGCTCAGAGAGTTTAACTGGTTCTGCAGTTAGGGGAAAGGGACATTGGAATAGACGAGTCTGGTTCCCTGGCTGATCTAATATCATTAGCCTTTTCTGAGAAGAAGACTCTAATGCTCCTCCATGTGGAGTagtagcagcagcagcagcgcACCAAGACCTCATGTCAGATAGAGAGAATCGTTTCCCACAAGACTCCTTATCAAGACTCCATTTGAATGGTGGTGGCTGCAAACAGTGGGCCTGAATCTCAGCTGCATCAGGAAGGAACCGAGCTGCTGTATCCTCAAAGCAAGCTTGAGGAGGCAAATCCCATTGCCTGGTATCAAGAGGCATGCTCTTGGAGTTTTTAACTCAAAAGGTAACTTCAAAAGAGCACACACACTACAAAAACCAAAAAGACAGAGGCAACAGATCAGCTCAAGAAACATAAACTGAACAATTACATAAGAGGGGAAAGTTTCATTGACATACCGATTGTTTGAGTTGTTCAATTAGGTGAATGCAATACTTGTTGTTACCTTTCTGGAAGTAAGTAGTGAAAGAAAGACGAAGGAAGAAACTAAAATACAGCTGAGAATCACAAAGCAACTACGTGACTGGTTTGAGTAGAAGTCTAAAGTATTCAGCCTGAAACACACACAATCATAAGTGTTAGAAGACTAAACCTATTGTGTGGTAAATGAGAAAGTACTATGTGTGCTATGTACCTGGCAATTATCCATGGGTTGAAAGCATGCAATAATTCTAACTACAATGGTTGGTCTGTTAGCGTCTCCTGTCTCGTGTTTCAATGCTCTAAATCTTGTCTTGCCAGGTGACTGACACACCATTACTTTGAaagaaataaacttttttttttgtgtgtggaaGGAAACAAGGAGCTTGTTGTCTAGCTGATTCTTTGTTCACAATGGTACACATAGATATGTTGGGaacccattttttttttaaaaaaagagagaaggtgAATAAGAAAGGAGAGGACTTAAGAAGGATTGGTTAAAGAAGAGGCTTTTCCAGAATGACACGGCAATAGAGATTCAAGAGCACAACTTTGCGGTATATAGTGAACCAACAACAACACATACTGTTTCTCTTTCTCCTCTTATTACACTAAAACTTGTTCCTTATCATCATCCACTGCTTTGTATTCTCAATCTACTTTTCGAAATCTGTAAGGAAACATATGATCAAACACTACAAAATGAGCTAAACACACAAGAACTGTAGAAGCAACAGAGAATCAATCATAATACAATTGTACTTGTCAGGTTCACAGCTACACAAACCACATTGTTCTAAGCATGAAGGATTTAAACCGGTTTTAACCAATTACGAACAGAGGAAGAAAGATTGAATTTTGATACCTTGGAGAGATGAAAGAGAGGAACTTTGATGTTGGGTCAGATCCAGAGAGAAGGATGAGAGTTTCTTTAGCTGAATGAATCAATGGAAAAGCGAAGAGGAGATAataagagagaagatgaaagtgACCAACGAGCAGAACAATAATGTTAGAAGCCACACGCAAGTGTTAAGTGGTAATAACAAGGCTTTATAAACATGTTTATTGACGCTTTTGTGCTTTTACCAAAACACCCTCACTTATGTGTACTAGTACGTAAGTGGCAACAATGGTAATATGATCAAAATCTCTAATCTGTAGTTTATTtcatttcggtttggtttgatttgtTCCGGTTTGAATTATGATTGGTTTAAGATAAAACAAATTAGCAAGCAAATTAAtacttgtttttatgtttctgaTCTTCTCATGGAAACTTGTATTAACGCACATGTTACATATTTTGAAATGTAATAATACAATTCGgattatacaaataaaaagaaatgttACTTGGAAACTAATCTTGTAGTAATTAAAAGAATTGGTATTGGTGCTTCGCTTGGAAGAAATGGAGGCAAGGGGGACGAACGTGTATATACGTGATTATGGTATATATGATGACAAACTCTCACGGTCCATAATTTCAGGTTTATCATCCttttatca is part of the Brassica napus cultivar Da-Ae unplaced genomic scaffold, Da-Ae ScsIHWf_605;HRSCAF=898, whole genome shotgun sequence genome and harbors:
- the LOC106404868 gene encoding LOW QUALITY PROTEIN: dicarboxylate transporter 2.2, chloroplastic (The sequence of the model RefSeq protein was modified relative to this genomic sequence to represent the inferred CDS: inserted 2 bases in 2 codons; deleted 1 base in 1 codon) produces the protein MASLALRSLSTTASSPLSYLSLRRSSSRSLSLSLTHPSISLYTSSPTLRSLSISSPRLTLRATASSTSSSPEIQSNPQSSSSSSSPPQGAKLIPLAISISIGLIVRFLIPRPEQVTSQGWQLLSVFLFTISGLVLGPXPVGAWAFIGLTASIVTRTLSFSTAFAAFTNELIWLIAISFFFARGFVKTGLGDRIATYFVKWLGRSTLGLSYGLVLCETFMGLIMPSTMARAGGVFLPVIKSLSLSAGSKPGDSSSRRLGAFLIQTQLQCAGTSGALLLTSAAQNLLCLKLAREVGVVLSNPWVSWFKAASVPAFASLLCTPLIIYKLYPPELKHTPEAPAAAAKKLERLGPITXNEWVMLGAMAFTVSLWIFGEAIGVSSVVSAMIGLSTLLVLGVINWNDCLSDKSAWDSLTWFAVLIGMAGQLTNLGVVAWMSDCVAKLLQTLSLTWPASFVILQASYLLLHYVFASQTAHAGALYPAFLAMQIAAGVPGVLAALCLAFNNNLSGALAHYSSGPAALYYGAGYVDLKDMFRLGFVMALLQAVIWGSVGSLWWKFLGLY
- the LOC125575571 gene encoding transcription factor SAC51-like — its product is MPLDTRQWDLPPQACFEDTAARFLPDAAEIQAHCLQPPPFKWSLDKESCGKRFSLSDMRSWCAAAAATTPHGGALESSSQKRLMILDQPGNQTRLFQCPFPLTAEPVKLSELDEHYGQESEMHEDTEEINALLYSDDEDCESDDEVMSTGHSPYQQVCNKGVSEEIDAPCKRQKLLDISQEDTGSGLSDEQSRKDKIRTALKILESIVPGAKGNQALLLLDEAIDYLKLLKQDLNHC
- the LOC106425847 gene encoding classical arabinogalactan protein 1-like — translated: MAFSKSLGFILLAAIFVSFTVAQSPAPAPSNGGGRRISPAHSPKKALSPAQAVSPSPQTALTPESSASPPSPPSVDSPLADSPSDSSAVSPSSISNSPAQAPAPVSGAVSNSYAVFGSIAVMLSAAVLAM
- the LOC106404857 gene encoding pentatricopeptide repeat-containing protein At5g64320, mitochondrial-like — translated: MLARSKLALHLSRRRSHPLPPPSRYLSSSNGDDQNDASSSDSANEWENLLKPYDLSSLSTSLPKITPSQLSTLLSLPLDVPTSLALFSRTGSQPGYRHTFLSYQSLIRKLGSQSQFEAIDTLLLQMKREGICFKESIFISIMRDYARSNLPGQTTRLLLEMRSVFSCSPTFRSYNVVLEILVSAGCYKVAANVFDDMLSRRIPPTLFTFGVVIKALCAINEIDSGLSLLRDMTKHGCVPNSVIYQTLIHSLSKCSRVNEALQLLEEMLLMGCVPDAETFNDVIFGLCKFERINEAAKMVNRMLMRGFAPDDITYGYLMNGLCKIGRVDAAKDLFSRVPKPSIVIFNTLFHGFVTQGRLDDAKSLLSDSHGLVPDVCTFNSLIYGYLKKGLVGLALEVFRDMGVRGCKPNIFSYTIFFDGFCKLGRIDEAFDVLRDMSADGLKLNTAGYNCLISALCKEHRVTEAIDVFKEMPSKGCKPDAYTFNTMIAGLCEVDEIDHALWLHRDMISEGVVANTVTYNTLIKAFLRRGEIKEARKLVNEMVFQGSPLDEITYNGLIEGMCRAGEVDKARSLFEKMLRDGVVPSNISCNILINGLCRNGKVEEAVEFQREMVHRGTTPDIVTFNSLINGLCRAGRIGDGVAMFEKLRDEGISPDAVTYNTLMSWLCKGGFVDDACFLLEEGAEEGFVPNCRSWSILLRSLVPQETLDRQRFYEVVL